One genomic window of Haloarchaeobius salinus includes the following:
- a CDS encoding VOC family protein, which yields MHSNGETLPPETRIGRTALTVSKLTEMADFYQDIVGLTVLGRSDTTAVLGVEETPLLVLEHDPDALGRHRSGAGLFHNAFRVPSREALGDALARVRERWQLGGASDHGVSEALYLTDPEGNGIEIYRDYPREEWPRGDDGTIRMGTYSLDLEPLRAAAAGESGLPAGTDVGHVHLEVSSLEEFRAFYVDRVGFEVQTEVPAASFVSAGGYHHHLGANTWHHRSRPVDGRGLSWFEVVLPDADALDAVQDRVAEGRYTVTGTDDGIAVTGPDGIEMRFRA from the coding sequence ATGCACTCGAACGGAGAGACACTGCCCCCGGAGACCCGTATCGGACGGACTGCACTCACGGTGTCGAAGCTCACGGAGATGGCCGACTTCTACCAGGATATCGTCGGGCTCACCGTGCTCGGTCGCTCCGACACGACCGCGGTCCTCGGTGTCGAGGAGACCCCGCTGCTCGTGCTGGAGCACGACCCGGATGCGCTCGGTCGACACCGGTCGGGGGCGGGGCTCTTTCACAACGCGTTCAGAGTCCCCTCTCGTGAAGCGCTGGGTGACGCGTTGGCACGTGTTCGTGAGCGCTGGCAGCTCGGTGGCGCATCCGACCACGGCGTGAGCGAGGCACTGTACCTGACTGACCCGGAGGGGAACGGAATCGAGATCTACCGGGATTACCCGCGCGAGGAGTGGCCTCGCGGCGACGACGGGACCATCCGTATGGGCACGTATTCCCTCGATCTCGAACCGCTGAGAGCCGCTGCCGCTGGCGAATCGGGACTCCCTGCTGGGACGGATGTGGGACACGTCCACCTCGAGGTATCCTCACTCGAGGAGTTCAGAGCGTTCTACGTGGATCGCGTCGGGTTCGAGGTGCAAACGGAGGTACCGGCCGCATCCTTCGTCTCTGCCGGCGGATACCACCACCACCTCGGGGCGAACACGTGGCACCACCGGTCCAGACCAGTCGACGGCAGGGGACTGTCCTGGTTCGAGGTGGTCCTTCCCGACGCGGACGCACTGGACGCGGTCCAGGATCGAGTCGCGGAGGGTCGGTACACGGTCACCGGGACTGACGACGGGATCGCCGTCACAGGACCAGACGGGATCGAGATGCGGTTCCGAGCCTGA
- a CDS encoding FlaD/FlaE family flagellar protein has product MSLHAEKPYLRSLSQGTEGMEATMEWARYLGETFGTSGALNCLRYYERLGWISEGVARSMTTYIRGLSLQEIHNKKYDEPATLEYPLETLSGTPFGTHARSLKYIASIAGDDLEEHLMLARLAERRVEKQIGDRSVRQEVVEAIGDD; this is encoded by the coding sequence ATGTCACTGCACGCCGAGAAACCGTACCTGCGCTCGCTCTCGCAGGGCACCGAGGGGATGGAGGCCACGATGGAGTGGGCTCGCTACCTCGGGGAGACGTTCGGCACCAGCGGCGCGCTGAACTGTCTGCGCTACTACGAGCGCCTCGGCTGGATCTCGGAGGGCGTCGCTCGCTCGATGACGACGTACATCCGGGGGCTCTCGCTCCAGGAGATCCACAACAAGAAGTACGACGAGCCGGCGACGCTCGAGTACCCGCTGGAGACGCTCTCGGGGACGCCCTTCGGCACCCACGCCCGGTCGCTGAAGTACATCGCGTCCATCGCGGGCGACGACCTCGAGGAGCACCTGATGCTCGCCCGGCTCGCCGAGCGCCGCGTCGAGAAACAGATCGGGGACCGCTCGGTCCGCCAGGAGGTCGTCGAGGCGATCGGCGACGACTGA
- a CDS encoding LeuA family protein: MKLLDLTLREGEQRPGVEYTVDQKVAAARELDALGVDYIQVGFPVADDRTRRVCERVDLDAKTTGIARAVPADVDAAIDAGVDVVNLFAPTSDRQLEHVLGRSREELLDTVVTVADRARDHGVEVHFDAMDGFRTDPADLDALFDAIDAELYTMADTVGGRTPAGVVDHLEAIETSLDDLGVHFHDDLGVATANTLAAARLGVARADVSVAGLGERAGNAVLEEVVAAAVVGDEPFTLDVDERRLLPTARAVLDALDEDVEPAKALLGDEVFAHESGLHTAAMLDDPATFEPFDPARFGGQRRLLFGSATGTGAARRLLERAGREPTEERVGALLDRLDDVEEELSLEAAVALAGEVA, encoded by the coding sequence ATGAAGCTGCTCGACCTCACGTTGCGCGAGGGCGAACAGCGTCCCGGCGTCGAGTACACCGTCGACCAGAAGGTCGCGGCCGCCCGCGAACTCGACGCGCTCGGCGTCGACTACATCCAGGTCGGCTTCCCCGTCGCCGACGACCGCACGAGGCGCGTCTGCGAGCGGGTCGACCTCGACGCGAAGACGACCGGCATCGCCCGTGCGGTGCCGGCCGACGTGGACGCCGCCATCGACGCCGGCGTCGACGTCGTCAACCTGTTCGCGCCGACGAGCGACCGCCAGCTCGAACACGTCCTCGGGAGATCCCGCGAGGAGCTCCTCGACACGGTCGTCACGGTCGCCGACCGCGCCCGCGACCACGGCGTCGAGGTCCACTTCGACGCGATGGACGGCTTCCGGACCGACCCGGCCGACCTCGACGCGCTGTTCGACGCCATCGACGCCGAGCTGTACACCATGGCCGACACCGTCGGCGGCCGGACGCCCGCTGGTGTCGTCGACCACCTCGAAGCCATAGAGACGAGCCTCGACGACCTCGGCGTCCACTTCCACGACGACCTCGGGGTCGCCACCGCGAACACGCTCGCGGCCGCACGCCTCGGCGTCGCCCGTGCCGACGTGTCGGTCGCCGGCCTCGGCGAACGCGCGGGCAACGCCGTGCTCGAGGAGGTCGTCGCCGCAGCCGTCGTCGGCGACGAGCCGTTCACCCTCGACGTGGACGAGCGCCGACTGCTCCCGACTGCACGGGCCGTCCTCGACGCGCTCGACGAGGACGTCGAGCCCGCCAAGGCGCTGCTCGGCGACGAGGTGTTCGCCCACGAGTCCGGGCTCCACACCGCCGCGATGCTCGACGACCCGGCCACGTTCGAGCCGTTCGACCCCGCCCGATTCGGTGGCCAGCGCCGGCTCCTGTTCGGGAGCGCGACCGGCACGGGGGCCGCTCGTCGGCTCCTCGAACGCGCCGGCAGGGAGCCGACCGAGGAGCGCGTCGGCGCACTGCTCGACCGGCTCGACGACGTCGAGGAGGAACTGTCGCTGGAGGCGGCGGTGGCGCTGGCCGGCGAGGTGGCGTGA
- a CDS encoding PadR family transcriptional regulator, giving the protein MRNNKDTSSVFSDLTAAATDDDSGEQYELTIGSAEKVDEKSVERELDEMLESVEDALPTAEAEFDEEIIKENLDEVLLMLISLRGETHGKELISDLTRLFDAQLSPGTVYPGLHKLEEDDVLHMHKKVRTKEYSINDEHEVRMSVERTMLQHLAFGYLLYSFLPRL; this is encoded by the coding sequence ATGCGAAACAACAAGGATACCAGTTCGGTGTTCAGCGACCTCACGGCCGCTGCGACCGACGACGATAGTGGCGAGCAGTACGAGCTGACCATCGGGTCGGCCGAGAAGGTGGACGAGAAGTCCGTCGAGCGCGAGCTCGACGAGATGCTCGAATCCGTCGAGGACGCGCTCCCGACCGCCGAGGCGGAGTTCGACGAGGAGATCATCAAGGAGAACCTCGACGAGGTGCTCCTCATGCTCATCTCGCTGCGCGGCGAGACCCACGGCAAGGAGCTCATCTCCGACCTCACGCGCCTCTTCGACGCACAGCTCAGCCCGGGTACGGTCTACCCCGGCCTGCACAAGCTCGAGGAGGACGACGTGCTCCACATGCACAAGAAGGTCCGCACGAAGGAGTACTCCATCAACGACGAACACGAGGTCCGCATGAGCGTCGAACGCACGATGCTCCAGCACCTCGCCTTCGGCTACCTGCTCTACTCCTTCCTCCCCCGACTCTAG
- a CDS encoding 30S ribosomal protein S6e, with the protein MASFNVVVADPDSGASYQLEAEEQDANRFMGKELGEEVDGDAVGLDGYTLLLTGGSDEAGRPMREDIEGANVEEVLMREQGVGYNPSRSGERKRLTIRGRQVSDETSQINAKIVGRGDESVESLLGLVEEDADEDDEE; encoded by the coding sequence ATGGCGAGTTTCAACGTCGTCGTTGCGGACCCGGACTCGGGCGCATCGTACCAGCTCGAGGCGGAGGAACAGGACGCGAACCGGTTCATGGGCAAGGAGCTCGGCGAGGAGGTCGACGGTGACGCCGTCGGCCTCGACGGCTACACGCTCCTGCTGACCGGGGGCTCGGACGAGGCCGGGCGGCCGATGCGCGAGGACATCGAGGGCGCGAACGTGGAGGAGGTCCTGATGCGCGAGCAGGGCGTCGGCTACAACCCGTCCCGGTCCGGCGAGCGCAAGCGGCTGACCATCCGTGGGCGGCAGGTCTCCGACGAGACCAGCCAGATCAACGCGAAGATCGTCGGCCGCGGCGACGAGTCCGTCGAGTCGCTCCTCGGTCTGGTCGAGGAGGACGCCGACGAAGACGACGAGGAGTAA
- a CDS encoding alpha/beta fold hydrolase, producing MTRTDAFVTVDGTEVHYTDWGDADDPLVVCVHGLSRNGRDFDPLARRLVGEGYRVVCPDMPGRGLSEWADDPETEYSWEGLLGTLRAFCDTFEREEIRYVGTSMGGLLGMLLADDDEAVTLSHLVCNDIGPVFVHAEEGIERIVDYLTDPPAFDTYTELEAWYRETYGTMNAQTDAEWRRFTLTSARRRDDGRVTRDYDERIVEALLSSNADPEAAWGYWEALALPTFVIWGHESDVLTEPTVEEMLERRPETELLELDCGHPPGLNVDEQLDPVVDFLAG from the coding sequence ATGACCCGGACCGACGCCTTCGTCACCGTCGACGGCACCGAGGTACACTACACAGACTGGGGCGACGCCGACGACCCGCTCGTCGTCTGCGTCCACGGGCTCTCGCGCAACGGCCGCGACTTCGACCCGCTGGCGCGCCGGCTCGTGGGCGAGGGATACCGCGTCGTCTGTCCGGACATGCCCGGCCGCGGCCTGAGCGAGTGGGCCGACGACCCCGAGACCGAGTACTCGTGGGAGGGGCTGCTCGGCACGCTCCGCGCGTTCTGCGACACGTTCGAGCGCGAGGAGATCCGCTACGTCGGCACCTCGATGGGCGGCTTGCTCGGGATGCTGCTCGCGGACGACGACGAGGCCGTCACCCTCTCGCACCTCGTCTGCAACGACATCGGTCCCGTCTTCGTCCACGCCGAGGAGGGCATCGAGCGCATCGTCGACTACCTCACCGACCCGCCCGCGTTCGACACCTACACCGAACTCGAGGCATGGTACCGGGAGACCTACGGAACGATGAACGCCCAGACCGACGCGGAGTGGCGGCGGTTCACCCTCACGAGCGCACGACGGCGCGACGACGGACGGGTCACCCGCGACTACGACGAGCGCATCGTCGAGGCGCTGCTCTCGAGCAACGCCGACCCCGAGGCGGCCTGGGGCTACTGGGAGGCGCTCGCCCTGCCGACGTTCGTCATCTGGGGACACGAGTCGGACGTGCTCACCGAGCCGACCGTCGAGGAGATGCTCGAGCGACGGCCCGAGACGGAGCTGCTCGAACTCGACTGCGGGCACCCACCGGGGCTGAACGTCGACGAACAGCTCGACCCCGTCGTCGACTTTCTCGCCGGCTGA
- a CDS encoding DUF5518 domain-containing protein — MTETLHRDRQHAWTFALVGGFVAAALVIGNNLYTGLDTELSLNGVLVGGFVTGFLVARASARTDVGRAAIGAGLLGGSPALAWFLPPLVDFVVSGDDTVSYSLLEAAFVLLFVGVHLVFTALIGLLGGLVGRWVFEHQSLVGATHG; from the coding sequence ATGACCGAGACCCTCCACCGCGACCGACAGCACGCCTGGACGTTCGCCCTCGTCGGCGGCTTCGTCGCCGCAGCGCTCGTCATCGGCAACAACCTGTACACCGGGCTCGACACCGAGCTCTCGCTGAACGGCGTCCTGGTCGGTGGCTTCGTCACCGGCTTCCTGGTCGCTCGAGCGTCGGCCAGAACCGACGTCGGCCGTGCCGCCATAGGTGCGGGCCTGCTCGGTGGCTCCCCGGCGCTCGCCTGGTTCCTCCCGCCGCTCGTCGACTTCGTGGTCTCGGGCGACGATACGGTGTCGTACTCCCTCCTCGAGGCCGCCTTCGTGCTGCTGTTCGTCGGGGTCCACCTCGTCTTCACGGCCCTCATCGGACTGCTCGGGGGGCTGGTGGGTCGCTGGGTGTTCGAGCACCAGTCGCTGGTCGGTGCGACCCACGGCTGA
- a CDS encoding methyltransferase domain-containing protein — MSQRDDGNEWSADDYDGGHAFVFEYGEGVVDLLDPEPGERVLDLGCGTGHLTASIAESGAAVVGLDADRAMVGEAARSYPDLRFVQGDARQFAFREPFDAVFSNAALHWIHEQDAVLDSVADALRPGGRFVAELGGAGNVASIVGAVEDVAAERSYEVENPWYFPSVGEYASLLETHGFEVRYATLFDRPTELDDGEAGLAGWLGMFGDGLLGPVPEDEREALVSTVEDRLRDELFSDGTWTADYRRLRVVARCVAD, encoded by the coding sequence ATGAGCCAGCGAGACGACGGGAACGAGTGGTCGGCCGACGACTACGACGGCGGGCACGCGTTCGTCTTCGAGTACGGCGAGGGCGTCGTCGACCTGCTCGACCCCGAACCGGGCGAGCGAGTGCTCGACCTCGGCTGTGGCACCGGCCACCTGACCGCCAGCATCGCCGAGTCGGGTGCGGCCGTGGTGGGCCTCGACGCCGACCGGGCGATGGTCGGCGAGGCCGCCCGCAGCTACCCCGACCTGCGGTTCGTGCAGGGGGACGCCCGGCAGTTCGCCTTCCGGGAGCCGTTCGACGCGGTGTTCTCGAACGCGGCGCTGCACTGGATCCACGAGCAGGACGCGGTGCTCGACTCCGTCGCCGACGCGCTCCGCCCCGGTGGCCGGTTCGTCGCCGAACTCGGCGGGGCTGGCAACGTCGCGTCCATCGTCGGCGCGGTCGAGGATGTGGCAGCCGAGCGGAGCTACGAGGTCGAGAACCCGTGGTACTTCCCGAGCGTCGGCGAGTACGCGAGTCTGCTGGAGACCCACGGCTTCGAGGTGCGATACGCGACCCTGTTCGACCGGCCGACCGAACTCGACGACGGCGAGGCAGGGCTGGCCGGGTGGCTCGGGATGTTCGGCGACGGGTTGCTCGGGCCGGTTCCAGAGGACGAGCGCGAGGCGCTGGTTTCGACGGTCGAGGACCGGCTCCGCGACGAGCTGTTCTCGGACGGGACGTGGACGGCGGACTACCGCAGGCTCAGGGTGGTCGCGCGGTGCGTCGCGGACTAG
- a CDS encoding DUF7112 family protein encodes MADRVSSDAVPTVRAKLAKHGATGRLKLELPAEEAAQFPVDEVVRVVLDGEQQFARIESSLTGDELLISGVFETPSAARNPGEGENHLTDWCEANGRGAGGSVLVDVVEDGFQYGLRAPGGRAVYDALEQPDGSLASIASDLED; translated from the coding sequence ATGGCAGATCGGGTTTCTTCCGACGCAGTGCCCACGGTACGGGCGAAGCTCGCGAAGCACGGTGCGACCGGGCGACTGAAGCTGGAGCTTCCGGCCGAGGAGGCGGCGCAGTTTCCGGTCGACGAGGTCGTTCGGGTGGTGCTCGACGGCGAGCAACAGTTCGCACGCATCGAGTCGTCGCTGACGGGTGACGAGCTACTCATCTCGGGCGTGTTCGAGACGCCGTCGGCGGCGCGGAACCCCGGTGAGGGAGAGAACCACCTCACGGACTGGTGTGAAGCCAACGGCCGCGGCGCTGGTGGGTCGGTGCTGGTCGACGTCGTCGAGGACGGGTTCCAGTACGGGTTGCGGGCCCCGGGAGGCCGTGCAGTGTACGACGCACTGGAGCAACCCGACGGGAGTCTCGCGTCCATCGCCTCGGATCTCGAGGACTAG
- a CDS encoding MBL fold metallo-hydrolase, producing the protein MEIRFLGGAREIGRSAILVDGSLLLDYGMASGNPPQYPVDRPDPEAVVVSHGHLDHVGAVPSLLSGDERPPIHWTPPTAELARVLGRDTLKLHGGSYDCPFTEAELKRMTEVSRTHGYQQPFEAAGYEVTFFEAGHIPGSAHVLVDDGDTRLLYTADFHTEDQRLLAGSRARPDADVVVVESTYADTERESRAAIEHRFVESVKSTVWEGGTVVVPAFGIGRTQEVLCVLGAHDVDCYVDGMGKGVTRMFQRHDGFVHDPDTLQRGASNARFVTGKPGQRERIAEKNTVIVTTSGMLHGGPAMTYVPEIRSSPTNKVAFTGFQVPGSPGHELLERGRADFDGRILPVAARTEQHDFSAHADSDGLWEFLRSYRDAQVLVNHGDDCEDFAAELVAGGFDASAPTLDETVEV; encoded by the coding sequence ATGGAGATACGGTTCCTCGGTGGGGCGCGCGAGATCGGGCGGAGCGCCATCCTCGTCGACGGCTCGCTGCTGCTCGACTACGGGATGGCGTCGGGCAACCCGCCGCAGTACCCGGTGGACCGACCCGACCCCGAGGCGGTCGTCGTCTCCCACGGCCACCTCGACCACGTCGGCGCGGTGCCGTCGCTCCTGTCGGGCGACGAGCGCCCGCCCATCCACTGGACGCCGCCGACCGCCGAGCTGGCGCGGGTGCTCGGCCGGGACACGCTCAAACTGCACGGCGGGAGCTACGACTGCCCGTTCACCGAGGCGGAGCTGAAGCGCATGACCGAGGTCTCACGGACCCACGGCTACCAGCAGCCGTTCGAGGCCGCGGGCTACGAGGTGACGTTCTTCGAGGCCGGGCACATCCCCGGCAGCGCGCACGTCCTGGTCGACGACGGCGACACGCGGCTCCTCTACACCGCCGACTTCCACACGGAGGACCAGCGCCTGCTCGCCGGCTCGCGCGCCCGGCCCGACGCCGACGTGGTCGTCGTGGAGTCGACGTACGCCGACACCGAGCGCGAGTCCCGTGCCGCCATCGAGCACCGGTTCGTCGAGAGCGTGAAGTCGACGGTCTGGGAGGGCGGCACCGTCGTCGTCCCCGCCTTCGGCATCGGCCGCACGCAGGAGGTGCTCTGCGTCCTCGGCGCGCACGACGTCGACTGCTACGTCGACGGGATGGGCAAGGGCGTGACGCGAATGTTCCAGCGCCACGACGGCTTCGTCCACGACCCCGACACCCTCCAGCGCGGCGCGTCGAACGCCCGGTTCGTCACCGGGAAACCCGGCCAGCGCGAGCGCATCGCGGAGAAGAACACCGTCATCGTCACCACGTCGGGGATGCTCCACGGCGGGCCCGCGATGACGTACGTCCCGGAGATCCGGTCGAGCCCGACGAACAAGGTCGCGTTCACCGGCTTCCAGGTTCCTGGGTCTCCGGGGCACGAACTGCTCGAACGCGGCCGGGCCGACTTCGACGGGCGCATCCTCCCCGTCGCGGCCCGGACCGAACAGCACGACTTCTCCGCCCACGCCGACAGCGACGGGCTCTGGGAGTTCCTGCGGTCGTACCGCGACGCGCAGGTCCTGGTGAACCACGGCGACGACTGCGAGGACTTCGCCGCAGAGCTCGTCGCCGGCGGCTTCGACGCGAGCGCGCCGACGCTGGACGAGACCGTCGAGGTGTAG
- a CDS encoding cation diffusion facilitator family transporter: protein MAAGSTGVVIAALFANAGITVLKFGGFLLTGSPAMLAETYHSISDTGNQVLLLVGIRGSKQQATRAHPFGHGKTQFFYAFLVSVLLFGAAGWKSLTHGVAELRAGGHEIETGSAQFLGVTIDLQAPVDPFYIVVAILLGAVVFEVYALSKANAELRRQMEVYDWSGYRQAFSHTSDITTLTAFTEDAVALLGLLTALFGIVATRITGNPAYDAAAAVVIGVLLMTFAVALAIENKRLIIGESLPADVERELRTAVESHAGVVHLDDFRTMFIGTGKVLVTADVSFDPELVTGDIDEAVQQIEQALSDVDGRVKLVYIEPEL, encoded by the coding sequence ATGGCTGCTGGAAGTACCGGCGTCGTGATCGCGGCACTGTTCGCTAACGCCGGTATCACGGTGCTGAAATTCGGCGGGTTCTTGCTGACCGGGAGTCCAGCGATGCTCGCCGAGACCTACCACTCCATCTCCGACACGGGCAATCAGGTCCTGCTTCTGGTCGGGATCAGAGGCAGCAAACAGCAGGCGACCAGAGCCCACCCCTTCGGTCACGGGAAGACCCAGTTCTTCTACGCGTTCCTCGTCTCGGTGCTGCTCTTCGGGGCCGCAGGGTGGAAGAGCCTCACGCACGGTGTCGCGGAACTGCGCGCCGGCGGGCACGAGATCGAAACTGGCTCCGCGCAGTTTCTCGGGGTCACGATCGATCTGCAGGCACCGGTGGACCCGTTCTACATCGTGGTCGCCATCCTGCTCGGAGCGGTCGTCTTCGAGGTGTACGCCCTCTCGAAGGCGAACGCCGAACTGCGACGCCAGATGGAGGTCTACGACTGGTCGGGCTATCGCCAGGCGTTTAGCCATACGAGCGACATCACGACGCTGACTGCCTTCACGGAGGATGCGGTCGCACTGCTGGGGCTCCTCACCGCGCTCTTCGGGATCGTTGCGACACGTATCACCGGGAACCCCGCCTACGACGCCGCCGCCGCAGTCGTGATCGGAGTTCTCCTCATGACGTTCGCGGTGGCACTGGCGATCGAGAACAAGCGGCTCATCATCGGCGAGAGTCTCCCCGCGGACGTCGAGCGGGAGCTGCGCACGGCCGTCGAGTCCCACGCGGGCGTCGTCCATCTCGATGACTTCCGGACGATGTTCATCGGGACCGGGAAGGTACTCGTCACGGCGGACGTGAGCTTCGACCCGGAGCTCGTGACCGGCGACATCGACGAGGCTGTCCAGCAGATCGAGCAGGCACTGTCCGACGTCGACGGTCGAGTGAAGCTGGTGTACATCGAGCCGGAGCTGTGA
- a CDS encoding sodium:calcium antiporter, with the protein MAGTLVQLGIVVAAVVGLGLGARLLVDSAVRLARGVGLSQLTIGLTVVAAGTSMPELAVTVDAALEGLGDLAVGNVFGSNIYNLAFVLGVVALIRVVPVEGGLVRRDGLMLLASTLLGGFVVLDQLVTRTEGAVLVVVFVAYTGYLLHSRTDESPPEPDAAVVRDITGRLTFPGRDPLLLVVGLVVVLVSGDALVGAASALARGAGVSEWVIGGTIVAAGTSTPEFAVSLVALRRGSLGVSIGNVVGSNVFNVLAVLGVGALVRPLSVSPVALETFGWLLAVTAVMVAALWTGRVLSRLEGAVFTASELARWALGLLG; encoded by the coding sequence ATGGCAGGCACGCTCGTCCAGCTCGGCATCGTCGTCGCGGCCGTCGTCGGCCTCGGGCTCGGGGCGCGACTGCTCGTCGACTCGGCGGTCAGGCTCGCACGGGGTGTCGGCCTCTCGCAGCTCACCATCGGCCTGACCGTCGTCGCGGCGGGCACGTCGATGCCGGAGCTCGCGGTGACGGTCGACGCCGCGCTCGAGGGACTGGGCGACCTCGCCGTCGGGAACGTCTTCGGGTCGAACATCTACAACCTCGCGTTCGTCCTGGGCGTCGTCGCCCTGATCCGCGTCGTCCCCGTCGAGGGAGGACTCGTCCGGCGCGATGGCCTGATGCTGCTCGCGAGCACGCTGCTGGGCGGATTCGTCGTGCTCGACCAGCTGGTCACCCGCACCGAGGGCGCGGTGCTCGTCGTGGTGTTCGTCGCCTACACCGGCTACCTGCTGCACAGCCGGACCGACGAGAGCCCGCCCGAGCCCGACGCGGCCGTCGTCCGCGACATCACCGGTCGACTGACGTTCCCGGGTCGCGACCCGCTCCTGCTCGTCGTCGGGCTCGTGGTCGTCCTCGTGAGCGGCGACGCGCTGGTCGGCGCGGCGTCGGCGCTGGCGCGGGGTGCAGGCGTCTCCGAGTGGGTCATCGGCGGCACCATCGTCGCGGCCGGCACGTCGACGCCCGAGTTCGCCGTCTCGCTCGTCGCCCTCAGACGCGGGAGCCTCGGCGTCTCCATCGGGAACGTCGTCGGGAGCAACGTGTTCAACGTGCTCGCCGTCCTGGGCGTCGGCGCACTCGTGCGGCCGCTCTCGGTGAGCCCGGTCGCACTGGAGACGTTCGGCTGGCTGCTCGCCGTCACGGCGGTCATGGTCGCCGCGCTGTGGACCGGTCGCGTGCTCTCGAGACTGGAGGGTGCGGTGTTCACCGCGTCCGAACTCGCCAGGTGGGCGTTGGGCCTGCTCGGCTAG